One part of the Paenibacillus silvisoli genome encodes these proteins:
- the ppsA gene encoding phosphoenolpyruvate synthase — protein sequence MNSLVLGFQEMEHTQLSLVGGKGLNLGELSHIQGIHVPEGFCVTTVGYQRALEQNESYQALLNRLSRLEVEDRDQIGEISGEIRQLIVEAEIPSDVAHEVTRYLTQYGDGHAYAVRSSATAEDLPHASFAGQQDTYLNIIGQDAILRHISKCWASLFTDRAVIYRMRNGFEHSQVYISVIVQRMVFPQASGILFTADPITSNRKLLTIDAGYGLGEALVSGLVSADSYTVKGGQIVDKRIATKKLAIYGRKEGGTETHQLSPDLQVTQTLADEQIVQLARIGRQIEAYFGRPQDIEWCLADDTFYIVQSRPITTLYPIPEADDEENRVYLSVAHQQMMTDPIKPLGLSFYLLITPARMRRAGGRLFVDVTPMLASPASRDGFLNAMGKSDQLIKDALVTVLERDDFIQSLPSTESAPNRRGGPPLGGQPPIDNDPAIVSELIRSSQASIEALKQNIRTKSGPELFDFILEDIQELKRILFNPQSTAAFMSAMNASAWINEHMKQWLGETSAADTISQSVPNNVTSEMGLALLDVADVIRPYPAIIRYLQQVKDDRFMEELARFDGGEEARDSIKSYLDKYGMRCAGEIDITRTRWSEQPSALIPLILGNIKHFEPHESKRKFEQGRQEALQKEQELLERLRQLPDGEHKAGETKRNIDFVRNFIGYREYPKYGYISRYFVYKQAMLKEAERLVQANVLREKEDMYYLTFEELHGVARTGKLDDEIISHRKSEYKRYEKLSPPRVITSDGEIITARYNRENVPDGAIAGLPVSSGTIEGRARVILNMEKANLEEGDILVTAFTDPSWTPLFVSIKGLVTEVGGLMTHGAVIAREYGLPAVVGVDNATKLIKDGQRIRVNGTDGYIELL from the coding sequence ATGAATTCGTTGGTTCTCGGCTTTCAGGAGATGGAGCACACGCAGCTTTCACTCGTTGGCGGCAAAGGGTTGAATTTGGGCGAGCTATCTCACATTCAGGGCATACATGTACCGGAAGGATTTTGCGTGACGACGGTTGGCTATCAACGAGCCCTCGAACAGAACGAGTCGTATCAAGCGTTGCTGAATCGACTATCCAGGCTGGAAGTAGAGGATCGAGATCAAATAGGCGAAATCAGCGGAGAGATTCGGCAGCTCATCGTGGAAGCGGAAATCCCATCCGATGTTGCGCATGAAGTGACCCGCTATCTCACCCAATACGGTGACGGCCATGCCTATGCCGTGCGTTCCAGCGCGACGGCAGAGGATTTGCCGCATGCTTCCTTCGCCGGGCAGCAAGACACCTATCTAAATATCATCGGCCAAGATGCGATCCTGCGGCATATCAGCAAATGCTGGGCTTCCCTGTTCACGGATCGCGCGGTCATCTACCGCATGAGAAATGGCTTCGAACATAGTCAAGTTTATATCTCCGTTATCGTGCAAAGAATGGTTTTCCCGCAGGCTTCAGGGATCCTTTTTACCGCCGACCCGATTACTTCCAATCGTAAGCTGTTGACGATCGATGCCGGCTATGGACTTGGCGAAGCGCTGGTTTCCGGCTTGGTGTCCGCAGACTCTTATACAGTAAAGGGCGGGCAAATCGTCGATAAGCGAATCGCGACCAAGAAGCTAGCCATCTATGGACGAAAAGAAGGCGGAACGGAGACCCATCAGCTCAGTCCCGATCTACAAGTGACGCAAACGCTGGCCGATGAGCAAATTGTACAACTGGCCCGCATCGGGAGACAGATCGAAGCTTATTTCGGCCGTCCGCAAGATATTGAATGGTGTTTGGCGGATGATACGTTCTATATCGTCCAGAGCCGGCCGATCACGACGCTGTACCCGATCCCCGAGGCGGATGACGAAGAGAACCGCGTATACTTATCCGTCGCTCATCAACAGATGATGACGGACCCGATCAAGCCGTTGGGCTTGTCTTTTTACCTGTTAATAACCCCTGCCCGGATGCGCAGAGCCGGCGGAAGACTGTTCGTTGACGTTACGCCGATGCTGGCGTCGCCCGCCAGCAGAGACGGCTTCTTGAATGCGATGGGAAAATCCGATCAGCTCATTAAGGACGCGCTGGTGACCGTGCTCGAACGGGACGATTTTATCCAATCGCTGCCAAGCACGGAGTCGGCTCCGAATAGGAGGGGCGGCCCGCCGCTAGGGGGTCAACCGCCAATCGATAACGATCCGGCAATCGTTTCGGAGTTGATCCGGAGCAGTCAGGCTTCCATTGAAGCGCTGAAACAGAACATCCGAACGAAATCCGGACCGGAGCTGTTTGATTTTATTTTGGAAGATATTCAAGAGCTGAAGAGAATCTTATTTAATCCTCAAAGCACGGCTGCGTTTATGTCCGCGATGAATGCTTCGGCTTGGATCAATGAGCATATGAAGCAATGGCTGGGGGAAACAAGCGCGGCCGATACGATTTCACAGTCCGTGCCAAACAATGTGACGTCGGAAATGGGATTGGCGCTGCTGGATGTCGCGGATGTCATCCGTCCTTATCCGGCAATCATTCGCTACTTGCAGCAAGTAAAAGACGATCGCTTCATGGAGGAACTGGCTCGGTTTGATGGCGGAGAGGAAGCTCGAGATTCGATCAAGTCTTATCTCGACAAATACGGCATGCGATGCGCCGGAGAAATCGATATTACGAGAACCCGTTGGAGCGAGCAGCCAAGCGCGCTTATCCCGTTGATTCTCGGAAACATCAAGCATTTCGAGCCTCACGAAAGCAAACGGAAATTCGAGCAAGGGCGGCAGGAAGCGCTGCAGAAAGAACAAGAGTTGTTGGAGCGGCTGCGGCAATTACCGGATGGCGAACACAAAGCCGGCGAGACCAAACGAAACATCGATTTCGTCCGGAATTTCATCGGTTATCGGGAGTATCCGAAATATGGCTACATCAGCCGCTATTTCGTGTATAAGCAGGCGATGCTTAAGGAAGCCGAACGGCTCGTCCAAGCCAACGTTTTGCGTGAGAAAGAAGATATGTACTACCTCACGTTTGAAGAGCTTCACGGAGTCGCGCGGACAGGGAAGCTGGACGATGAAATCATCAGCCATCGCAAGAGCGAGTACAAGCGGTATGAGAAGCTGTCGCCGCCGCGCGTGATCACGTCCGATGGCGAAATCATAACGGCCCGGTACAACCGCGAAAATGTCCCGGACGGGGCGATTGCAGGTCTGCCCGTTTCGTCGGGAACGATCGAGGGACGCGCGCGCGTTATTTTGAACATGGAGAAGGCTAATCTGGAAGAGGGGGATATATTGGTCACCGCCTTTACGGATCCTAGCTGGACCCCCTTGTTTGTATCCATCAAAGGGCTGGTTACCGAGGTTGGCGGATTGATGACCCATGGAGCGGTAATTGCGCGGGAATATGGGTTGCCGGCGGTTGTCGGGGTAGATAACGCCACCAAGCTAATCAAAGACGGGCAGCGGATTCGCGTGAACGGAACGGACGGGTATATCGAGCTCTTGTAA
- a CDS encoding beta-galactosidase: protein MTKRYPPISAKLPVFMHGADYNPDQWLHDPSIFEQDIRLMKLANCNVMAIGIFSWAALEPEEGRFEFGWLDHVLDTFAANGLYAWLATPSGARPAWMSQQYPEVLRVGPNRVRNLHGMRHNHCYTSPVYREKTAIMNTKIAERYAHHPAVVGWHISNEFGGECHCEFCQKAFRGWLKEKYGSLEALNRAWWTTFWSHTYNDWSQVESPAPHGETMVHGQNLDWRRFVSDQTIDFYKHETKPLKAANPELPCTTNMMDLFYGLDYRSFAEALDVISWDAYPTWHEAASDGSIAAWFAFNHDLFRSLKGKPFMLMESTPSLTNWQPVSKLKRPGMHKLSSLQAVAHGSDTVQYFQWRKSRGSSEKFHGAVVDHVGHEHTRVFQDVAELGATLSKLTDVIGTTVPAETAILFDWDNRWAVNDAQGPRNSGIHYENTVMQHYRALWEMGVPTDIVGSGDDFAKYKLLLLPMAYLLRAETGAKIEKFVREGGTVAVTYWSGVVDENDLCYLDGFPGPLRTTVGIWAEEIEGLHDHERNVITLAEGNPLGFAGTFEVREICELIHAETAETLGVYGSDFYAGRPALTVNRLGKGQAYYLAARVSDPRFYESFYGKLAADAGIRRAIDAALPEGVTATVRTDGERDYVFVMNFSGREHSIALDDQSYYDLESGENVTELFMPMNSVRLLKRLSRS from the coding sequence ATGACGAAACGATATCCCCCAATAAGCGCCAAGCTGCCCGTCTTCATGCACGGCGCGGATTACAATCCGGATCAATGGCTGCATGACCCGAGCATTTTCGAGCAAGATATCCGGCTTATGAAGCTGGCGAACTGCAACGTGATGGCGATCGGCATTTTCTCGTGGGCGGCGCTGGAGCCGGAGGAAGGCCGATTCGAATTCGGCTGGCTCGACCACGTGCTCGATACGTTCGCCGCGAACGGCCTCTATGCTTGGCTGGCGACGCCTAGCGGCGCGCGCCCGGCGTGGATGTCGCAGCAATATCCGGAAGTGCTGCGCGTCGGCCCGAACCGGGTGCGCAACCTGCATGGCATGCGGCACAACCACTGCTACACGTCGCCGGTCTACCGCGAGAAAACGGCGATTATGAACACGAAGATCGCAGAGCGTTACGCGCATCATCCGGCCGTCGTCGGCTGGCATATCTCCAACGAGTTCGGCGGCGAGTGCCATTGCGAGTTCTGCCAGAAAGCTTTCCGAGGCTGGCTGAAGGAGAAGTACGGCTCGCTGGAGGCGCTGAACCGCGCTTGGTGGACGACGTTTTGGAGCCATACGTACAACGACTGGTCGCAGGTCGAGTCGCCGGCGCCGCATGGAGAAACGATGGTACACGGGCAAAATCTCGACTGGCGCCGGTTCGTTTCCGATCAGACGATCGACTTCTATAAGCATGAGACCAAGCCGCTCAAGGCGGCGAATCCGGAGCTGCCCTGCACGACGAACATGATGGACCTGTTCTACGGGCTCGACTACCGTTCGTTCGCCGAAGCGCTCGACGTCATCTCATGGGACGCGTACCCGACCTGGCACGAAGCGGCGTCGGACGGCAGCATCGCCGCATGGTTCGCGTTCAACCACGATTTGTTCCGTTCGCTGAAGGGCAAGCCGTTCATGCTCATGGAAAGTACGCCGAGCCTGACGAACTGGCAGCCGGTCAGCAAGCTGAAGCGTCCCGGCATGCACAAGCTCTCTTCGCTGCAGGCGGTGGCGCACGGATCGGATACGGTACAATACTTCCAATGGCGCAAGAGCCGCGGGTCGAGCGAGAAGTTTCACGGCGCGGTCGTCGACCATGTCGGCCACGAGCATACCCGCGTCTTCCAAGACGTCGCCGAGCTCGGCGCGACGCTGTCCAAGCTGACGGATGTAATCGGGACGACGGTGCCGGCCGAGACGGCGATTCTGTTCGACTGGGACAATCGCTGGGCGGTCAACGACGCGCAAGGGCCGCGCAATTCCGGCATCCACTATGAGAACACCGTCATGCAGCATTACCGCGCGCTATGGGAGATGGGCGTGCCGACCGATATCGTCGGCTCCGGCGATGACTTCGCCAAGTACAAGCTGCTGCTGCTGCCGATGGCGTATCTGCTGCGCGCGGAGACCGGCGCGAAGATCGAGAAGTTCGTTCGGGAGGGCGGTACCGTCGCCGTCACTTATTGGTCCGGCGTCGTCGATGAGAACGATCTGTGCTACCTCGATGGCTTCCCCGGACCGCTGCGGACGACCGTCGGCATTTGGGCGGAAGAGATCGAAGGGCTGCACGATCATGAGCGCAACGTGATCACGCTCGCCGAAGGCAACCCGCTCGGCTTCGCCGGCACGTTCGAAGTCCGCGAGATCTGCGAGCTGATCCATGCGGAGACGGCCGAGACGCTCGGCGTCTACGGGAGCGACTTCTATGCGGGCCGCCCGGCCTTGACCGTTAACCGATTGGGCAAGGGGCAGGCGTACTATCTGGCTGCGCGCGTCAGCGATCCGCGCTTCTATGAATCGTTCTACGGCAAGCTGGCAGCCGACGCGGGAATCCGGCGAGCGATCGACGCGGCACTGCCAGAGGGTGTGACGGCGACGGTGCGCACCGACGGGGAGCGGGATTATGTGTTCGTGATGAACTTCAGCGGTCGAGAGCATTCGATCGCGCTTGACGATCAGTCCTATTATGACCTCGAATCCGGGGAGAACGTGACAGAGCTTTTCATGCCGATGAACAGCGTGAGACTATTGAAGCGCTTGAGTCGGTCTTGA
- a CDS encoding carbohydrate ABC transporter permease, which produces MDRMLFSVIGYFALTVMALLCLLPFLLVVSSSMTNEEKIILDGYQFLPFDFSIEAYKILFKYPDQIVNAYLVTLGVTAVGTLLGLFLTSMTAYALSRKDFKWRNKFSFFFFFTTLFNGGLVPWYLLIVNYLHMKDTPLALVLPMLLNVFYIIVMKSFLSSIPEAIVESAKIDGAGDFRIYAQLILPLSKPALATIGLFLALAYWNDWYNALLFVSDEKLMPLQYYLYKMLGNMDGMRKAMMGAGAVVTTALPTEGLKMAMTVVATGPILLAYPLVQRYFVRGLTIGAVKG; this is translated from the coding sequence ATGGACCGGATGCTGTTCTCGGTCATCGGGTATTTCGCCTTAACGGTCATGGCGCTGCTGTGCCTGCTGCCCTTCTTGCTTGTCGTCTCGTCATCCATGACGAACGAAGAAAAAATCATTCTCGATGGCTACCAGTTTCTGCCGTTCGATTTCTCTATCGAAGCGTACAAGATTTTGTTCAAATATCCGGATCAGATCGTCAACGCTTACCTTGTAACGCTGGGTGTTACCGCCGTAGGCACGCTGCTCGGCTTGTTCCTGACCTCAATGACGGCGTACGCGTTATCCCGGAAGGACTTCAAATGGCGGAATAAATTTTCGTTCTTCTTCTTCTTTACGACGTTGTTCAACGGGGGACTCGTCCCTTGGTACCTGCTGATCGTGAACTACCTGCACATGAAGGACACCCCGCTGGCGCTTGTCTTGCCGATGCTGCTGAACGTCTTCTATATCATCGTCATGAAGTCGTTCTTGAGCAGCATTCCGGAAGCGATCGTGGAGTCGGCGAAAATCGACGGGGCTGGCGACTTCCGCATTTACGCGCAGCTTATCCTGCCTCTCTCGAAACCGGCGCTTGCGACCATCGGCTTGTTCCTCGCGCTGGCCTATTGGAACGACTGGTACAATGCGCTCCTGTTCGTCTCCGACGAGAAGCTGATGCCGCTTCAGTATTATTTGTACAAAATGCTCGGCAACATGGACGGCATGCGCAAAGCGATGATGGGCGCGGGGGCGGTCGTAACGACGGCGCTTCCGACCGAAGGCTTGAAGATGGCGATGACGGTTGTGGCTACCGGACCGATTCTGCTGGCATATCCGCTGGTGCAGCGGTATTTCGTTCGGGGCTTGACGATCGGCGCTGTGAAAGGATGA
- a CDS encoding extracellular solute-binding protein → MKSKLASLIVMLLITTNVAACSNSKNESASSGAGNSSPETSSTEQADPALDDWAPFSKYKEQIVFTTGRQVVTDNRLPAGDDLENNLFSRHVESKINVKVKNLWEVEANENTFNQKLSLSLSSGNLPDALLVDRKMFRQLLDADMIADLTQAYNKTASPYIKDVINSYGTLLDEVTVDGKIMAIPGANIGGGHNILWVRKDWLDKLGLQPPKTIDDIIAVAKAFIEKDPGGNGAGKTIGIPSNSNLVGHYNDGLILDPIFNLYGAFPTQWIKDTSGNIVYGSVQPEMKTALAKLAEMYKDGLIDEQFAIRKVEDSHALLASGKAGLYFGPWWAAYFPLQDSVKNNPKADWKPYNAPLDADGKYNTYKQDMLAPMLVVRKGFEHPEAIVKVLNVELQATRGSDDPDGLKVSKEMQDKGINWAVMPLPIHMDYNDALVRSYNQLKEAIDTGSDAKVSSDFKSVYPNYVKNQANPGADAGAWADATARIDGQALTFNDQVVFHDVAFHGVTPSMETKWANLEKLENQTLLKIVMGEIPVDDFDQFVEEWKRLGGDEITKEVNDSKR, encoded by the coding sequence TTGAAAAGTAAACTTGCTTCGTTAATAGTCATGCTATTGATTACGACCAATGTTGCAGCTTGTTCGAACTCGAAAAATGAAAGCGCTTCAAGCGGTGCGGGAAATTCTTCGCCAGAAACGTCGTCAACCGAACAAGCCGATCCGGCCTTGGATGACTGGGCTCCGTTTAGCAAATATAAGGAGCAGATTGTCTTTACGACAGGCCGGCAAGTCGTCACCGACAACAGACTGCCCGCGGGAGACGACTTGGAAAACAATCTGTTTTCGCGGCACGTAGAAAGTAAAATCAACGTGAAAGTAAAGAACTTGTGGGAAGTGGAGGCGAATGAAAATACGTTTAATCAGAAGCTCTCCCTGTCGCTCTCAAGCGGCAACCTGCCGGACGCGCTGCTCGTTGACCGTAAAATGTTCAGGCAACTGCTGGACGCGGACATGATCGCCGACCTTACGCAAGCCTATAATAAAACGGCATCCCCGTATATCAAGGATGTCATCAACTCCTATGGAACCTTATTGGACGAAGTAACGGTTGACGGCAAAATCATGGCCATTCCGGGAGCCAATATTGGCGGCGGCCATAATATTCTGTGGGTACGCAAAGATTGGCTGGATAAGCTTGGTCTGCAGCCACCGAAGACGATTGACGACATTATTGCCGTGGCCAAGGCGTTCATCGAGAAAGACCCTGGCGGAAACGGCGCTGGCAAAACGATAGGCATTCCGTCGAACTCCAACCTTGTAGGTCATTACAACGACGGTTTGATTCTTGATCCAATCTTTAATTTGTATGGAGCTTTTCCGACGCAATGGATCAAGGACACCTCAGGCAACATCGTTTACGGCTCCGTTCAACCGGAGATGAAGACGGCGCTCGCCAAGCTTGCCGAGATGTACAAAGATGGTCTGATCGACGAGCAGTTTGCCATTCGCAAAGTCGAGGATTCCCATGCGCTGCTGGCCAGTGGCAAAGCGGGACTTTACTTCGGTCCTTGGTGGGCAGCGTACTTCCCGCTGCAGGATTCGGTCAAGAATAATCCGAAGGCGGACTGGAAGCCGTATAACGCTCCTCTCGATGCCGACGGCAAATACAACACGTACAAGCAGGATATGCTTGCGCCGATGCTGGTGGTCAGAAAAGGATTCGAGCATCCGGAAGCGATCGTGAAGGTGTTGAACGTAGAACTGCAGGCCACAAGAGGAAGCGACGATCCCGACGGTCTGAAAGTAAGCAAGGAAATGCAGGATAAAGGGATCAACTGGGCGGTCATGCCTTTACCGATTCATATGGACTATAATGACGCGCTAGTCAGATCCTACAATCAACTGAAGGAAGCGATCGATACGGGTTCCGACGCAAAGGTGTCCAGCGATTTCAAAAGCGTCTATCCGAACTATGTGAAAAACCAAGCGAATCCGGGAGCGGATGCTGGCGCATGGGCGGATGCGACCGCGAGAATCGACGGGCAGGCGCTTACGTTTAACGATCAGGTTGTCTTCCATGACGTCGCATTCCACGGCGTAACGCCAAGCATGGAAACCAAGTGGGCCAATCTTGAAAAACTAGAGAATCAAACGCTGCTGAAAATCGTGATGGGCGAAATTCCGGTCGATGATTTCGATCAATTCGTCGAGGAGTGGAAACGTCTCGGCGGCGATGAAATTACGAAGGAAGTTAACGACTCGAAACGTTGA
- a CDS encoding ABC transporter substrate-binding protein, whose amino-acid sequence MLKKSRMGMLALALTSAMIVGACGNNGNNGNTGNTGNAAEPSAANEPAANSAATSETTTAGGIDISKEVHLKMVFVGPKPVDYDSVFGEINKKLKEKINATVEGEFLDWSDWAQKYPLKLAASEDFDLIYSANWAGYNDQALKGGFLELTEDLLSKYAPETWAKMPEVSWGQAKVNGKLYMVPQNRGESVEKLILYREDLRKKYNLPEINSPETYATYLKAIAENEKGVVPFTPETGDWKYHNLDRVLLKQQQEWNMFDLDMPFAYKLTDTAGKVFNVYETPEFKDLLVYYKDLADHNVWSKNVLNSKNDHQADFKTGKTASITHNNGTLGSLMALMRQENSPFEVKLADINQGKKKSVAISTQNGTSIHATSKNIERSLMFIDLMQNDKEMHDLMMYGINGVHYTPVGDTKYKATDKNPNFTGFSNWNFNSPLNLDNEAFPQEASDLVKGWEANVYHYPLETFVFDNSKVKSEIANLGNVMLRYAIPLEYGLVKDIDKGLAELNEQLKAAGLENVQAELQAQIDAFLASQK is encoded by the coding sequence ATGCTAAAGAAAAGCAGAATGGGTATGCTTGCGTTAGCGCTGACTTCGGCTATGATCGTAGGCGCATGCGGTAACAACGGCAATAATGGCAACACGGGGAATACCGGCAATGCGGCGGAACCATCCGCGGCCAACGAGCCGGCGGCGAATAGCGCGGCAACGTCCGAAACGACGACGGCCGGCGGCATCGATATCTCCAAAGAGGTTCATTTAAAGATGGTATTCGTCGGTCCGAAACCCGTCGATTACGATTCGGTATTCGGGGAAATCAACAAGAAGCTGAAAGAGAAAATCAACGCAACGGTCGAAGGCGAGTTCCTGGACTGGTCCGATTGGGCGCAAAAGTATCCGCTTAAGCTGGCGGCATCCGAAGATTTCGACCTGATCTATTCGGCCAACTGGGCCGGCTATAACGACCAAGCGCTGAAGGGCGGCTTCCTGGAGCTTACGGAGGATTTGCTCTCCAAGTATGCGCCGGAAACGTGGGCCAAGATGCCGGAAGTCAGCTGGGGTCAAGCGAAGGTCAACGGCAAGCTGTACATGGTGCCCCAGAATAGAGGGGAGTCCGTTGAGAAGCTGATTCTGTATCGCGAGGACTTGCGCAAAAAGTACAATCTGCCGGAAATCAACAGCCCGGAGACATATGCGACCTATTTGAAGGCTATCGCGGAAAACGAAAAAGGGGTCGTTCCGTTCACGCCGGAGACGGGAGACTGGAAATACCACAACCTAGATCGCGTGCTGCTTAAGCAGCAGCAAGAGTGGAACATGTTCGATCTGGATATGCCGTTCGCCTACAAATTGACGGATACGGCGGGCAAAGTCTTTAACGTCTACGAGACGCCGGAGTTTAAGGATCTGCTCGTCTACTATAAGGACCTCGCGGACCACAACGTGTGGTCGAAGAACGTGCTGAACAGCAAAAACGACCATCAAGCCGACTTTAAGACGGGCAAGACGGCGTCGATCACGCACAATAACGGGACGCTCGGCTCGCTCATGGCGCTGATGCGCCAAGAGAATTCTCCGTTCGAGGTCAAGCTGGCCGACATTAACCAAGGCAAGAAGAAATCCGTCGCGATCTCGACGCAGAACGGCACGTCGATTCACGCGACCTCCAAAAATATCGAGCGTTCGCTGATGTTCATCGATCTGATGCAGAACGACAAAGAGATGCACGATCTCATGATGTACGGCATTAACGGCGTCCACTACACGCCGGTCGGCGACACGAAGTACAAAGCTACGGACAAGAACCCGAATTTCACGGGCTTCTCCAACTGGAACTTCAACTCGCCGCTGAATCTCGATAACGAAGCGTTCCCGCAGGAAGCTTCCGACCTAGTGAAGGGCTGGGAAGCGAATGTGTACCACTACCCGCTCGAAACGTTCGTCTTCGACAACAGCAAAGTGAAATCGGAAATCGCCAATCTCGGCAACGTAATGCTGCGTTATGCGATTCCGCTGGAGTACGGCTTGGTGAAAGACATCGACAAAGGCTTGGCCGAGCTGAACGAGCAATTGAAAGCTGCCGGTCTGGAAAACGTGCAGGCCGAGCTGCAAGCGCAAATCGACGCGTTCCTGGCGAGCCAAAAATAA
- a CDS encoding ABC transporter permease yields the protein MKTRRNSFYYYQMLIPGFIFLIIFHIVPMFGIVIAFEKFIPAKGIFASKWIGFDNFTYMFQLPDSRQVFMNTVIIATMKIIAGLIVPVIFALALNEVRLTWFKKSIQTIVYLPHFLSWVIMSGIVINIFAYDGIVNAFLGFLGIQPTMFMASNFWFRPILVLTDVWKEFGFSTIIYLAAMTGINPTLYEAAIMDGASRRRQLFHVTLPGLSTTIFLMTILSLGNVLNAGFDQVFNLYNPLVYSTGDILDTYVFRTGLVDMQYGLATAVGLLKSVISFILIVISYKLAEKFANYRIF from the coding sequence ATGAAAACAAGAAGAAACTCGTTCTACTATTATCAAATGTTGATTCCGGGCTTCATTTTTTTAATTATATTCCACATCGTCCCGATGTTCGGCATCGTGATCGCCTTTGAGAAATTCATTCCGGCAAAAGGGATATTCGCGTCCAAATGGATCGGCTTCGATAATTTCACGTATATGTTTCAGCTCCCCGACAGCAGGCAGGTCTTCATGAATACGGTCATTATCGCAACGATGAAGATTATTGCGGGCTTGATCGTTCCCGTTATATTTGCTCTGGCTCTAAACGAGGTTAGGCTGACCTGGTTTAAGAAATCGATTCAGACGATCGTGTACTTACCGCATTTTTTGTCCTGGGTCATTATGTCGGGCATCGTGATCAACATTTTCGCCTATGACGGGATCGTGAACGCGTTCTTAGGTTTTCTCGGCATCCAGCCAACGATGTTTATGGCGAGCAATTTCTGGTTCAGGCCGATTCTCGTCTTAACGGATGTATGGAAGGAATTCGGCTTTAGCACGATCATCTATCTGGCCGCGATGACGGGTATCAATCCCACTTTGTATGAAGCGGCTATAATGGATGGGGCTTCAAGGCGCCGGCAGTTATTCCATGTTACCCTTCCAGGTCTATCGACGACCATTTTTCTGATGACGATTCTGAGTCTTGGCAACGTACTGAATGCCGGCTTCGATCAAGTGTTTAACTTGTACAATCCATTGGTCTATTCCACGGGCGATATTCTGGATACGTACGTGTTTCGTACGGGGCTTGTAGATATGCAATATGGCCTGGCGACGGCCGTCGGATTGCTGAAATCGGTCATCAGCTTCATTCTGATCGTCATTTCGTATAAGCTTGCGGAGAAGTTTGCGAACTACAGAATTTTTTGA
- a CDS encoding ABC transporter permease, producing MALRTFWKDLKQYKILLLMMTPAVLFYLLFAYIPMGGIVLAFKHFDYSGGVFGSPWNGLDNFRFFFDSGDAYRVTRNTALYNLAFIVINNGLQIIAAILLFEVGGRWFRKIIQSAVFLPYFISWVVVGAIAYNLLNYDIGTVNMLLRGLGLGPVDIYNTPAYWPYLLVLVSAWKSLGYGTVMYLAAITSIDTEMYEAAEIDGANIFQRIMRVTIPNLYPTVIILALLSVGNIFRGDFGMFYNMVGNNGMLFSSTDVIDTFVFRSLIMSNDMGMSAAAGVFQSVLGFVTILAVNYAVRRYDKDRALF from the coding sequence ATGGCGCTACGAACCTTTTGGAAAGATCTTAAACAATATAAAATTCTTCTGCTGATGATGACGCCGGCCGTATTGTTCTACCTGCTGTTTGCCTATATCCCGATGGGAGGCATCGTACTGGCGTTCAAGCACTTCGATTATAGCGGCGGCGTGTTCGGAAGCCCGTGGAACGGCCTCGATAATTTCCGCTTCTTCTTCGACTCCGGGGATGCTTACCGGGTAACGCGGAATACGGCGCTGTACAACCTGGCTTTTATCGTCATTAATAATGGCTTGCAAATCATTGCCGCGATTCTGTTGTTTGAAGTCGGCGGCAGATGGTTCCGCAAAATCATTCAGTCCGCGGTGTTTCTGCCTTACTTCATCTCATGGGTCGTCGTCGGCGCGATCGCCTATAACCTGTTGAATTACGACATCGGCACCGTGAACATGCTGCTTCGCGGCTTGGGACTCGGGCCTGTCGATATCTACAATACGCCGGCCTACTGGCCTTACCTGCTGGTGCTGGTATCCGCTTGGAAAAGCCTCGGTTATGGAACGGTGATGTATCTGGCGGCCATCACGAGCATCGACACCGAAATGTACGAAGCGGCGGAGATCGACGGGGCGAATATTTTCCAGCGCATCATGAGAGTGACGATTCCGAATTTGTATCCGACGGTCATCATTTTGGCGCTGCTGTCGGTGGGCAATATTTTCCGCGGCGATTTCGGGATGTTCTACAATATGGTCGGCAATAACGGCATGCTGTTCTCCTCGACGGACGTCATCGACACTTTCGTCTTCCGATCCCTGATCATGTCCAACGACATGGGGATGTCGGCCGCCGCTGGCGTGTTCCAATCGGTGCTCGGCTTCGTGACGATTCTAGCCGTCAACTACGCCGTACGCCGGTATGACAAAGACCGCGCGTTATTCTAA